The sequence AGTATTGGTTGTTTTATATGTATTAGAATTTGGATTTTTTAGTCTATTTAGTGAGATTTTTCTTAGTGCATTACTTGGCGTAATTTTAATACTAAATTATGGATTTGCTAATTTATTTCAAAATATAAACTACTTTAATATCAAAGATATTTTTGGTAGTTTGGGGCTTGCTATTGGTGGATTGGCCCTTATAATTCCTGGAATGTTAAGCGATATTTTTGGGGTAATTGTGATCGGAGTTGCTTTAGCTTTAAAAATTTATTCTAAATTTAGTACTCCTAGGTATCAAAATAATCAAAATAAATATCGTCAAACCAATCATAATGATGATATAATAGATGTAGAGATTATAGAGGAGAGATAGATGAATATTAAAATCGCAAGCAGAAATAGCGCATTAGCACTTTGGCAGACATATCATATTAGAGATCTTTTAGAGGCTCGTGGTCATAATATAGAGATTATTACTATGAAGACTAAAGGCGATGTTATTTTAGATACACCACTAGCTAAGATCGGTGGTAAGGGTTTATTTACCAAAGAGCTTGAGAATGCGATGCTTGATGGAAGGGCTGATATTGCTGTGCATAGTTTAAAAGATGTACCAACTACATTTCCAGATGGGTTAAAATTGGCCTGTGTTTGTAGTAGAGAAGATATAAATGATGCTATGCTAAGTATGAATTTTAAAAGCTTTGATGAGCTTCCAAATGGTGCAAGGGTTGGAACAACATCTTTGCGTAGAAGAATGCAACTTCTAGCTCTTAGACCTGATTTAGAGATTATCTCGCTTCGTGGAAATGTAAATTCTAGAATTGCTAAGCTTAGAGATGGCGAATTTGATGCTATTATACTTGCTATGGCTGGAATTAATCGTCTTGAACTCTATAAAGAGGTAAATTATGTATCTTTGCTTAATACTATTGCAGCAATGGGGCAAGGAGCTTTGGGTATTGAAGCAGTAGATAGGGCTGATATTTTAGAGGCGATTGAGTTTTTAAATGATGAAAAGAGCGTTATAGAAACTACTATTGAGAGAGCATTTGTGCATAAATTAAATGGCGGGTGTCAAGCCCCAATTGGAGTAAGCGCAAGATTAGATGGTGATAAAATTTTCGTTAGAGCAATTTTAGGTACTCCAGATGGTAAAGAAATATTAAAAGATGAAAGAGTCTTTAATAAGGCTAAATATAAAGAAGCTGGAGAAATTTTAGCTGATGAGTTTATAAATAAAGGAGCTAAGGAGATTTTGGCTAGGGCTGAAGAGATAGCAAGTCAAATTTGAGTAATAAAATAATTTTATTTTAAAAATGTTTATTTATATTCAATATAATCGCAAATTAATTTTTTTACTGAGGGCATTTATGGGTATTATTCATAAATTATTTTTTAGTATGGGCTCAGCCGTTGTATTTTTCTTGATTTTTGCGTTTGCTAGTGGTGCTGCGACAATTATTGAGAGTATTTATAATACACAAACTGCTTGGGCTTTGGTCTATGGTGCTGGATGGTTTGCGTTAATTCAGCTGATTTTGGGGGTGAATTTAGTTTATAATATCTATGAATATAAACTTTTTAAGCTTAAAAAACTCCCCGCTTTTATATTTCACTTAAGCTTTTTATTTATTTTAGTTGGTGCGGGTATCACGAGATATTTTGGTTTTGAAGGGCATATGAGTATCCGTGAAAATGATAGTAGCAACGAGATAAGAACAATGCAAAGCTATATCCAAATGATCTCAAGCGATGGTAATAATACCTACACAGTCTCTGAGCCAAAATATATATCTAGTACTATTGGAAATGATTTTAATCTAAGACTCAATATCCATGATAAATTGGCCACTTTGAAATATAAAGATTTTACCCCAAATGCTACGCCAGCTTGGATCGATAGCCCTAATGGTGAGGCGGTTTTGGAACTTATGTTTTCTGATGAGAGCAATAGCGAGTCAGTTACTATGAAACTTGGGGATAAATTCGAAGTTGGCGATATGAGCTTTAGCTTTGGTGCCAAACCTACAAAATCCAAATATATCCAAATTTATATTAAAGATAGTAAATTTTATATAAAAACCAATCAAGATATAAGCTATATGGTGATGAGCGATATGAGTAAAGGCCAATTGCCAAAAGATACAGAAGTTGAGTTTGCTGGGCTTAGACTATATAGCATTGGTGGTGTGAATTTCGCACCTAGAACGATGAAGGTAAGTGCTATAAAAGGTGTGAAAAAAGCTGGCGAAAATGTAGTTGGAGCAGATACTATCATAGCAACCCTAAGCTATAATAACGATAGCAAAGATGTTGCGATATTAAGCAATTACCCGCCTGAAGCAGTGGAGGTCGGCGGACAGAAATTCTATGTAGCGTGGTCACCGATGGCTATAACCTTGCCATTTAGTATCTATCTAAAAGATTTTGAGTTAGCTAGATATCCTGGGTCAAACTCACCAATGAGTTATAGCAGTGATGTAGTCGTAGAAGATGGGGATTTTAAGATGGATTATAGAATTTATATGAATAATGTGCTTGATTATAAGGGGTATAGATTTTTCCAAAGTAGCTATGATGCTGATGAAGGTGGTACTATCTTATCAGTCAATAGCGATCCGGGCAAATGGCCTACATATATTGGATATTTCTTGTTAACTTTGGGGCTTTTATTAAATGTTATGAATCCTCATTCAAGATTTAGAAAACTGGCTAAAGCCGTAAATGAGGCAAATACCAAGGCGCTTGGGCTGATTTTAATAGCTGGACTGGCAATATTTGGTGCTAAAAATAGCTATGCTCTAACAATGCCACAAATTCCACAAAGCCATATAGATAAGGTATCAACTCTAATTATACAAGGTTCAGATGGTAGAATGAAACCATTTGATACTATGGCACACGAGATTTTAAATAAAATTTACCGCAGTGATAAGTTTCAATCAATGGGTGCTAATGCTGTATTTTTATCAATGATGGCAAATTCAGAAAATTGGCGTTCCGTACCAATTATTAAAATTAGCGATGATGAGTTAAAAAAGGTATTAGGAATTCCAAAAAGTCAAAAATATGCTAGTTTTGATGATTTCTTTGGCCCTAATAAAGATGGTCAAATAGAGTATAAGCTAATTAAATTCACAGAACTTGCTAATCGCAAAGCACCGGCTACAAGGGGGCTTTTTGATAAAGATGTTATAAAAGCTGATGAGAAGCTAAATATTCTTTATATGGTATTTATAGGAGAGATGTTTAGAGTAATACCTAAAAAAGATGATTATAATAATACTTGGCTTAGTCCTGGTGGAGCACTTATGGAGCTTAGCGGTGAAGAGGCATCAAATGTAGCTATAATGCTACAAAGATATTTTACTGCAGTACTTGAAGCACAAGATAGTGGCGAGTGGAGTAAAGCCGATGAAGCTATAGAAGCGATTAAAAAATATCAGGCTGAATTTGGTGCAACCGTAATGCCAGCTAGTAATAGGGTAGATTTAGAATTAGCATTTAATAAATATAAGATATTTCAAAATTTAACTCCAGTATATCTTTTGGCCGGTTTTGCACTTTTAATAGTAGTGTTTGTTAAGATGTTACGCCCTAAAATTAAAATAAATTTAATTTTTAAAATTGTCTATTGGGTCAATATCTTAGCATTTATCGCTCACACTATTGGTATGGGACTTAGATGGTATATCGCAGAGCATGCGCCTTGGAGTGATGGATATGAGAGCTTGGTATTTATAGCTTGGTGTTTGGCATTTAGTGGGACAATGTTTGCTAGAAGTTCAGCTATATCACTAGCTTTGACATCTATTTTAGCTGGGGTTACTCTATTTGTAGCTCATCTTAGTTGGCTCGATCCGCAAATTACAAATTTAGTGCCGGTTTTAAAAAGTTATTGGCTTACAATCCATGTAAGCGTAATCACAGCTAGTTATGGATTTTTAGGGCTTTGTGCTCTTCTTGGGCTATTTACTTTAGTTTTATTTGCACTTCAAGGCAAAAATGAGAATAAAGAGCTTACTAGAAATATAATTGAAGCCACTAGAATCAACGAAATGGCGATGATTTTGGGTCTTAGCTTGCTTGTTGTAGGTAACTTCTTAGGCGGTGTCTGGGCTAATGAGAGTTGGGGAAGATACTGGGGCTGGGATAGCAAGGAGACTTGGGCTTTAGTTAGCATTTTAGTCTATGCGGCTGTAGTTCATATGAGATTTATACCAAAAGTCAATTCGCAATATGCCTTCGCTGTGGCGTCTATGTTTGCTTATAGTGCGATTATAATGACCTATTTTGGGGTGAATTTCTATTTAGTTGGTATGCATAGTTATGCAGCTGGTGATGCTGTACCAGTACCAAATTTTGTCTGGATAGCACTTGTGGTAATGGTAGTTATTAGCCTACTTGCTTATCGCAAAAGGTCATATAGCGCTAGACTGTAACTAAATTTAGGAGGTTTAAGTTGAACGAAAGTATTATATTTATTGCGATGGCTACAGTAGCTGTCGTTTTGGGTGTGATTGTCGTGGTTGTGATAAAATCGCTCAGCCGCGGCTCAAGCACACCAAAACAGACAACTCAGCAAAAAGAGGATGAGCCAAAGATCACTTTAGAAGATCTACTAATTATCGTATCTAATAAGGATTCAACCAAAGAAGAGATAGAAAGAGCATCATTGTATTTCATTCAAAAATTCCCAATTCCAGCAAAAAATCGTGGGCATGTACCTTCTAATGCAATTCCTTATCTTAAATTTATTTCATTAGTTTCAGGTCATAAAAAATCAGATGCTAAGCTAATCTCATATCTAACAAATGAGCTTGATAAACAGCATGCTGAGTATATTGCTGAGATCGAGCAGTATAAAAATATGGGACTTCGTGCTAGATTTTAACCATAGTAGGTAAATTTAGCTTTTTAAAGCAATCAAATAGCTATTAAATTTTTTGTCATAATTTGATAGCTATTTTTACATTTTCTCTAAATTTGAATTATAGAAAATTTAAAATATACTAAAATATAAAATCTAAGTTATTTTTTACTACTAAATTTTTATTTTTTTTGGTAGAATAATCAAAAATTTTTTTTAAAGGATGAAAATGGGCTTTTTTGAACAATACAATAGCGCTAAATATGAACGCGCAAAACTTGGTATTCCACCACTTCCGCTTACTAAAGAGCAGACAAAAGAGGTATGTGAATTACTTAAATCATCTGCTAGTGCTGAACTTGTTGATTTGTTAGCAAATCGTGTTAATCCAGGCGTTGATGACGCAGCTAAGGTTAAAGCTGAGTTTTTAAATGAGATTATAAATCACGGCTTAAATTGTAGTTTAATTAGCAAAATTGATGCTGTAAAAATGCTTGAGCCAATGCTTGGCGGATATAGCGTTATAGTGCTTGTGGCTACTCTTAGAAGTAGTGATGAGAGCGTAGCAAAAGCTGCAGCTGATGTATTAAAAAATACAATTTTTGTTCATGATTACTTCAATGATGTAGCGCACCTTGCTAAAGAGGGAAACAAATTTGCTGCTGAAGTTATCAAAAGCTGGGCAAATGCTGAGTGGTTTAAATCTAGAGATGATATCCCTGAAAAGATCGAGGCTATAGTATTTAAAGTCCCAGGCGAGACTAATACTGATGATCTAAGTCCAGCTAGTGAGGCATTTAGCCGCTCGGACATACCACTTCACGCCAATGCTATGTTAATGAAACGCCAACCAGGTAGTTTAGAAAAAATTGCCGAGCTTAAAAAAAGCGGTCGTGAAGTTGTCTATGTAGGTGATGTAGTTGGAACAGGTAGCTCAAGAAAGAGCGGTATCAACTCAATTCAATGGCATATAGGTCGTGAAATTCCAGGAATCCCAAACAAAAAAACAGGTGGTGTAATCCTAGGTAGCATTATCGCTCCAATATTCTTTAACACTGCTGAAGATAGCGGTGCTTTACCAATTATCGTAAATGTAGATGGCTTAGAAACCGGTGATGAGATTGAAATTTACCCACACAAAGGCGAGATAGTAAAAGATGGTACAGTGATAAAAACTTTCAAACTTGAGCCAAATACCCTAAAAGATGAAGTAAAAGCCGGTGGTAGAATCCCACTAATCATAGCTAGAAGCCTATGCGCTAAGGCTAGGGCTGAGTTGAATTTAGGCAGTGAAGATATCTTTATTAAACCAGCCCAACCTGCAAGTGATGATAGCGCAGGTTACACTCTAGCACAAAAAATGGTCGGCCGTGCGTGTGGCTTAGATGGTGTTCGCCCAGGTATGTATGTAGAGCCTATCACTCTAACAGTAGGTAGCCAAGATACAACAGGCCCAATGACAAGAGATGAGATCAAAGAGCTTGCAAGTCTTGGATTTTCAGCTGATTTTGTATTACAAAGCTTCTGTCACACAGCAGCTTATCCGAAACCAACAGACGCTTTAATGCATAAAACTTTACCAGATTTTATGATTAGTCGTGGTGGTGTGAGCTTAAAACCAGGTGATGGCGTTATTCACTCATGGTTAAATAGAATGGTTCTACCTGATTCAGTAGGAACAGGTGGGGACTCTCATACTCGTTTCCCTATCGGTATAAGCTTCCCAGCAGGTAGTGGTCTAGTGGCTTTTGCGGCGGTTTTAGGCTCAATGCCATTAAATATGCCAGAGTCAGTTTTGGTAAGATTTAGTGGTAAGATGCAACCAGGCATAACTCTAAGAGATCTAGTAAATGCTATCCCATATTACGCTATCAAAAAAGGTCTTTTAACAGTAGAGAAAAAAGGCAAAGTAAATGTATTTGCCGGTAAAGTGCTTGAGATTGAAGGCTTACCAGATCTTAAAGTAGAACAAGCATTTGAATTAAGCGACGCAAGTGCTGAAAGAAGTGCCGCAGCATGTGCTATCGCTCTAAATAAAGAGCCTGTAATAGAGTATCTAAAATCCAATATAACTCTAATTGACGCTATGATAGAAGCGGGATATGGCAGTGATAAAACTTTAGCTCGTCGTCGTGATAAGATGAAAAAATGGCTAGAAAATCCAGAGTTATTACAAGCTGATAAAAATGCGAAATACCACACTATAATTGAGATCAATATGGATGAGATCACTGAGCCGATTTTGGCGTGTCCAAATGACCCAGATGATGTGGCTACTCTAAGTGAAGTTCTAAATGATCCAAAACGCCCTAAAAATATAGATGAAGTTTTCGTAGGTAGCTGTATGACAAATATCGGCCATTATAGAGCTTTAAGCGAAGTCTTAAAAGGCGAAGGTCAAGTGCCTACTAGATTATGGGTTGTTCCACCTACAAAAATGGATGAAGCCCAATTAAGAGCCGAGGGTAGATACTCGCTATTTGGTGCAGCCGGTGCTAGGACAGAGGTGCCAGGATGCTCACTATGTATGGGTAACCAAGCTAGAGTAGCTGATAATGCTATAGTATTCTCAACCTCTACAAGAAACTTTGATAATCGTATGGGTATGGGCGCTCAAGTTTATCTAGGTTCTGCTGAGCTTGCAGCGGTGTGTGCTATGCTAGGAAGACTGCCAAGTGTAGAAGAGTATATGAAGATTGTTCCAGCTAAACTTGCTGGTAAAGAAGATGAGATCTATAAATATCTAAACTTCAACCTAATTGAAAACTACAAATTAGAAAACTAATTTATAAAACCCGCTTTATATAGCGGGTTTGTTTATTTTATCAAATTGGCTTATTTAATAAATCAAATTTAACTACTTCATCAATCCTAATCTCCAAGCTAACTGATAGTAACTAAACTCTTCATATAGCTTATGAAACTGAGCTTTTGATTCATCAAGCTCAAAGCTATCATTACTATTTTTTAATGTATTTGAGTTTTGATATCTATATCCTTTAGTGCTTGATATTGGATATATGCCATCATTATCAGCCCAGACATTTATATGCATAGCAAACTCAAATCTCTCATCACTAGGCTTAGAGAGCATATTTTTACCACCTATATTTAGGTATTTTGTCTCATTTAAACTAAGATTGTATAGAGTTGGAAATATATCTTTGTGCGAGCCGATTCTATCTTTGTCATAATAGATATTGTTTTGTAAATTTTGTGGTATATATAGATAAAATGGCACACTAATCCCAAAAGCTATCTCATTTTTATAATCAAATTTATACTCTCTATTTGCATGATCGCCAGTTGCTGCTACTATTATTTTATCTTTGAATTTGCTATTTTTGATCTTATTTAAATAATCTCCAAAGCTGTTATTTGCGTAGCTATATGCGTTTAATAGTGCTTTATAGTCAGTAGAATAACGACTAATCTCAGAGCTATTTAGATCTAAATTTAGCTCATTTTTACCTTTGTGTAAATATGGAGGATGGTTTGAAATACCAAGAGAGATAATTAGAGTTGGTTTGGTTGCATTATTAAAAATCTCATAAATCTTGTTATACATATACTCATCTTTTATCCCATATGGATGCTTAGACTCTTTGGCATTTGTATACTCTTGCATTAGTATAGTCTCATCTATAATCTCATCTACACCTTGAGCTTTTAAAAAGTAATTTATATTATACCAAGCAGAATTCCCCGCATAAGCAAAAACCACTCTATAACCAGCTTTTTTATAGATATCAATGACTGTGTAAGGTAGCTTTGTCTTTTGAAATTTGCTACTTGTGAGATTGATTATAGGGCTTTGAAATAGTATTCTATTTAGACTATCTATCGTGCCATTAGTAGAAGGTAAAAATCTTTTAAATACAAAATCGCTTTGAAAATGGCTATATAATGAGCCTAAAAGAAGCTTTTCTAATTTCTCATCCTCTTGTAATAACCCAAGCCCAAAACTCTCCATGAGATTAAAATGTATATGCATTTTAGCATGATTGGAGTTTTGTTTTGTAGTAGCAAACATATCAAACAATCTCTTTTGCAGCTCTTTGCCTCTATTTATATCCACATATGGGAAGTTGGCTTGATTTTTATACTCTTTACTAGCCCATGAAAGAGCCATAATAGGATTAGTAGATATCTCATTAAATGGCTTAAATGTGCTAAATTGATATGTAGAAGCACGAAGTGCATTATATACTGGATGAGCCCGCAGTGCCACAGTATATGCGTAAATTAATATAATATTACAAATAATTAAAATCCAAATCGGTTGGTTGGATTTTTTAAATTTAATTTTTAAAATTTTACTATTTAAATATCCACATAAAATAGCAAAAACCAAAGCGCATAATAGTATTAAAATTACTGGATAATCATTCCAGATAATCGATATTAAAGCAGCGGTATCATCATCTTTAAGCCCAAATATAAACATATCAATCTTATTTTGATAAATTTGATAATAGTAGTAGTTGATAAATGCAAAAATAACCACGATAAATGATACAATGGCTATATAAATGCTAGAGATAATTTGATAAAATTTGGCTAAATTTAATTTGATAAATCCGCCCAAATAGCTAAGAAATCCAGATAAAAATATAGGCAAAAATATAGCACTAAAAGTCCGCATATCATGCCCAAGCCCATGCCAAAATACCCCACCCCAATCATCAATATCATGCTCAATTAGGTTATATAGCATTACCGCTCTCATAAGAGCAAAGATAGCCATATATATGGCTGTAAAGATGAGAATTTGTGTTATGATTTTTCGCATTAATTTCCTTAAATTTACTGTTTTAAATTTACTATTTTACAATATTTTTATTAAATTTTAGATAGACTTATGGCTTTAAAATTTATTTGAGTGATGATAATGCAAAGATACAAAACAAGACAAATTCAAGTAGGCAGTGTAAAGATAGGCGGTGACGCGCCAATAAGCGTCCAATCAATGACATTTTCTAAAACAAGAGATGTCAAAGAGACCTTAGAGCAGATTAACCGCTTATATTTTGCGGGGTGCGATATAGTGCGGTGTGCTGTGTTTAATAAAGATGATATAGAAGGGCTTAGGCAGGTTAAAAAAGATAGCCCACTGCCGATCGTAGCTGATATACACTTTAACCATCTTTATGCCTTGGCTGTGGCTGAATTTGTAGATGCTATTAGGATAAATCCGGGTAATATCGGTGGTAAAGAGAAGATTAAAAAGGTGGTAAATGCGTGTAAAGAGCGAAATTTGCCTATAAGAATTGGTGTAAATAGCGGTAGCTTAGAAGAGCAGTTTGAGCAAAAATATGGCAGAAGCGTCAAAGCTATGGTAGAGAGTGCTTTGTATAATATTAAGCTTTTAGAAGATTTTGATTTTAGAGATATTGCTGTGAGTTTAAAAAGCAGCGATACGGCAAACACAATGGCAGCATATAGAGCGTTGCGTCCAATGGTGGATTATCCATTTCATTTAGGGGTTACAGAAGCTGGAACGACATTTCACGCTACGATAAAATCAGCTATAGCACTTGGTGGGCTTTTGATGGAGGGGATCGGCGATACTATGAGAGTTAGTATCACAGGAGAGCTTGAAGAGGAGATTAGAGTCGCTAAGGCAATTTTACAAGATAGCGGAGTCCAAAAAAGTGGATTAAATATCATCTCATGTCCTACATGTGGAAGGCTTCAAAGCGATTTAGTAAGTGCTATAAAGATAGTAGAAGAAAAGACCGCTCACATAACCGCACCATTAAATATAAGCGTAATGGGTTGTATAGTAAATGCCATCGGAGAGGCCAAAGGAGCCGATGTGGCTATCGCTTTTGGCAAGGGAAATGGGCTTATAATGCGTCATGGAGAAGTAGTAGCTAGATTGTCTGAGTCTGAACTAGTAGATAGATTTTTACAAGAGATAGATGATGAGCTAAAGGCTAGAAATGAATGAGATAAACTCAAATTTATATGACCTAGATATGGAGCGCTCGATATTGAGTGCGATACTATTTGAGCAAGATAATTTGGGTGAAATTTATGATATTATCAGCCCAAAAGATTTCTATTTAAAAGCTCATGAAGATATATTTGCAGCTATGCAAAGCTGTTTAAATAGTGACGATCCAGTAGATATAGCCTTTGTTAAAAAGCATTTAGGAGCTAAATTTGATGAAGAGGTTTTTAATAGCGTTTTAACTACAAATTCAATTTTAGATATTAAAAAATACGCCACAGAGCTTAAAGAATTTTCTATCAAAAGATCGCTAGTCAAAGTAGCAAATCAAATCCCAAGCAAGGTAAATGAGAATAAGCCTGGCCGTGATATGGTAGATGAGATTAGTAGCGAAATTTACTCTTTAGTAGATGGCGTAGGTAGTGGCGTGATAAAAAATGCTAAAGAGATTGTGGTTGATTTAATTGAAGAGTTAAATAAGCAAAAGCTTGCCAAAGATCATGATGTAGTAGGGCTTGATACTGGTTTTCGTGAATTAAATGAGCGGACAAAGGGATTTAAAGATGGTGATTTAGTCATTATCGCAGCTCGCCCTGGTATGGGAAAAACTACATTTGTGCTAAATTTG is a genomic window of Campylobacter devanensis containing:
- a CDS encoding FxsA family protein, which gives rise to MIRISLLPYIFLEIVLVVLYVLEFGFFSLFSEIFLSALLGVILILNYGFANLFQNINYFNIKDIFGSLGLAIGGLALIIPGMLSDIFGVIVIGVALALKIYSKFSTPRYQNNQNKYRQTNHNDDIIDVEIIEER
- the hemC gene encoding hydroxymethylbilane synthase; this encodes MNIKIASRNSALALWQTYHIRDLLEARGHNIEIITMKTKGDVILDTPLAKIGGKGLFTKELENAMLDGRADIAVHSLKDVPTTFPDGLKLACVCSREDINDAMLSMNFKSFDELPNGARVGTTSLRRRMQLLALRPDLEIISLRGNVNSRIAKLRDGEFDAIILAMAGINRLELYKEVNYVSLLNTIAAMGQGALGIEAVDRADILEAIEFLNDEKSVIETTIERAFVHKLNGGCQAPIGVSARLDGDKIFVRAILGTPDGKEILKDERVFNKAKYKEAGEILADEFINKGAKEILARAEEIASQI
- the ccsA gene encoding cytochrome c biogenesis protein codes for the protein MGIIHKLFFSMGSAVVFFLIFAFASGAATIIESIYNTQTAWALVYGAGWFALIQLILGVNLVYNIYEYKLFKLKKLPAFIFHLSFLFILVGAGITRYFGFEGHMSIRENDSSNEIRTMQSYIQMISSDGNNTYTVSEPKYISSTIGNDFNLRLNIHDKLATLKYKDFTPNATPAWIDSPNGEAVLELMFSDESNSESVTMKLGDKFEVGDMSFSFGAKPTKSKYIQIYIKDSKFYIKTNQDISYMVMSDMSKGQLPKDTEVEFAGLRLYSIGGVNFAPRTMKVSAIKGVKKAGENVVGADTIIATLSYNNDSKDVAILSNYPPEAVEVGGQKFYVAWSPMAITLPFSIYLKDFELARYPGSNSPMSYSSDVVVEDGDFKMDYRIYMNNVLDYKGYRFFQSSYDADEGGTILSVNSDPGKWPTYIGYFLLTLGLLLNVMNPHSRFRKLAKAVNEANTKALGLILIAGLAIFGAKNSYALTMPQIPQSHIDKVSTLIIQGSDGRMKPFDTMAHEILNKIYRSDKFQSMGANAVFLSMMANSENWRSVPIIKISDDELKKVLGIPKSQKYASFDDFFGPNKDGQIEYKLIKFTELANRKAPATRGLFDKDVIKADEKLNILYMVFIGEMFRVIPKKDDYNNTWLSPGGALMELSGEEASNVAIMLQRYFTAVLEAQDSGEWSKADEAIEAIKKYQAEFGATVMPASNRVDLELAFNKYKIFQNLTPVYLLAGFALLIVVFVKMLRPKIKINLIFKIVYWVNILAFIAHTIGMGLRWYIAEHAPWSDGYESLVFIAWCLAFSGTMFARSSAISLALTSILAGVTLFVAHLSWLDPQITNLVPVLKSYWLTIHVSVITASYGFLGLCALLGLFTLVLFALQGKNENKELTRNIIEATRINEMAMILGLSLLVVGNFLGGVWANESWGRYWGWDSKETWALVSILVYAAVVHMRFIPKVNSQYAFAVASMFAYSAIIMTYFGVNFYLVGMHSYAAGDAVPVPNFVWIALVVMVVISLLAYRKRSYSARL
- a CDS encoding bifunctional aconitate hydratase 2/2-methylisocitrate dehydratase: MGFFEQYNSAKYERAKLGIPPLPLTKEQTKEVCELLKSSASAELVDLLANRVNPGVDDAAKVKAEFLNEIINHGLNCSLISKIDAVKMLEPMLGGYSVIVLVATLRSSDESVAKAAADVLKNTIFVHDYFNDVAHLAKEGNKFAAEVIKSWANAEWFKSRDDIPEKIEAIVFKVPGETNTDDLSPASEAFSRSDIPLHANAMLMKRQPGSLEKIAELKKSGREVVYVGDVVGTGSSRKSGINSIQWHIGREIPGIPNKKTGGVILGSIIAPIFFNTAEDSGALPIIVNVDGLETGDEIEIYPHKGEIVKDGTVIKTFKLEPNTLKDEVKAGGRIPLIIARSLCAKARAELNLGSEDIFIKPAQPASDDSAGYTLAQKMVGRACGLDGVRPGMYVEPITLTVGSQDTTGPMTRDEIKELASLGFSADFVLQSFCHTAAYPKPTDALMHKTLPDFMISRGGVSLKPGDGVIHSWLNRMVLPDSVGTGGDSHTRFPIGISFPAGSGLVAFAAVLGSMPLNMPESVLVRFSGKMQPGITLRDLVNAIPYYAIKKGLLTVEKKGKVNVFAGKVLEIEGLPDLKVEQAFELSDASAERSAAACAIALNKEPVIEYLKSNITLIDAMIEAGYGSDKTLARRRDKMKKWLENPELLQADKNAKYHTIIEINMDEITEPILACPNDPDDVATLSEVLNDPKRPKNIDEVFVGSCMTNIGHYRALSEVLKGEGQVPTRLWVVPPTKMDEAQLRAEGRYSLFGAAGARTEVPGCSLCMGNQARVADNAIVFSTSTRNFDNRMGMGAQVYLGSAELAAVCAMLGRLPSVEEYMKIVPAKLAGKEDEIYKYLNFNLIENYKLEN
- a CDS encoding LTA synthase family protein gives rise to the protein MRKIITQILIFTAIYMAIFALMRAVMLYNLIEHDIDDWGGVFWHGLGHDMRTFSAIFLPIFLSGFLSYLGGFIKLNLAKFYQIISSIYIAIVSFIVVIFAFINYYYYQIYQNKIDMFIFGLKDDDTAALISIIWNDYPVILILLCALVFAILCGYLNSKILKIKFKKSNQPIWILIICNIILIYAYTVALRAHPVYNALRASTYQFSTFKPFNEISTNPIMALSWASKEYKNQANFPYVDINRGKELQKRLFDMFATTKQNSNHAKMHIHFNLMESFGLGLLQEDEKLEKLLLGSLYSHFQSDFVFKRFLPSTNGTIDSLNRILFQSPIINLTSSKFQKTKLPYTVIDIYKKAGYRVVFAYAGNSAWYNINYFLKAQGVDEIIDETILMQEYTNAKESKHPYGIKDEYMYNKIYEIFNNATKPTLIISLGISNHPPYLHKGKNELNLDLNSSEISRYSTDYKALLNAYSYANNSFGDYLNKIKNSKFKDKIIVAATGDHANREYKFDYKNEIAFGISVPFYLYIPQNLQNNIYYDKDRIGSHKDIFPTLYNLSLNETKYLNIGGKNMLSKPSDERFEFAMHINVWADNDGIYPISSTKGYRYQNSNTLKNSNDSFELDESKAQFHKLYEEFSYYQLAWRLGLMK
- the ispG gene encoding flavodoxin-dependent (E)-4-hydroxy-3-methylbut-2-enyl-diphosphate synthase, which translates into the protein MQRYKTRQIQVGSVKIGGDAPISVQSMTFSKTRDVKETLEQINRLYFAGCDIVRCAVFNKDDIEGLRQVKKDSPLPIVADIHFNHLYALAVAEFVDAIRINPGNIGGKEKIKKVVNACKERNLPIRIGVNSGSLEEQFEQKYGRSVKAMVESALYNIKLLEDFDFRDIAVSLKSSDTANTMAAYRALRPMVDYPFHLGVTEAGTTFHATIKSAIALGGLLMEGIGDTMRVSITGELEEEIRVAKAILQDSGVQKSGLNIISCPTCGRLQSDLVSAIKIVEEKTAHITAPLNISVMGCIVNAIGEAKGADVAIAFGKGNGLIMRHGEVVARLSESELVDRFLQEIDDELKARNE